In one Bacillus sp. PK3_68 genomic region, the following are encoded:
- a CDS encoding spore germination protein, whose translation MDKNINLLRTRLPVKELMIEEYTIGSISKTRTALLYIENIANLENVNTMRERLQRIDFDLINDSAYIEQIVADNKKSLFPQMLDTERTDRAASALVEGKLIVIVDGSPHALIGPTNLVEFFSSSEDYLLNWMMASALRLIRLFAVVFSILITPMYVAVLTYHYELIPKDLMATLITSRQAIPFPPVIEALILELVIELLREAGARLPTKIGQTIGIVGGIVIGTASVEAGLTSNVLLILVALAALASFATPVYKMGNVIRFLRFPFLLFAQLWGLLGVVFCLLIVITHLLRLTSLGRPYFEPLYPPRWRDLKDSFIRMSFDKQIRRPSYLQAQKPIRFKPDEQKKRHDIEE comes from the coding sequence ATCGATAAAAACATCAACCTTTTAAGAACAAGGCTGCCCGTTAAGGAGCTGATGATCGAAGAGTACACAATCGGTTCTATATCGAAAACAAGAACGGCGCTTTTGTATATTGAGAATATTGCCAATCTGGAAAACGTCAATACGATGCGTGAACGGCTACAGCGAATTGACTTTGATTTGATTAACGATAGTGCCTATATCGAGCAGATTGTGGCTGACAATAAAAAATCATTATTTCCGCAAATGCTTGATACAGAGAGAACCGATCGAGCAGCATCCGCGCTTGTGGAAGGAAAATTGATTGTCATAGTTGACGGCTCTCCTCATGCGTTAATCGGTCCGACCAACCTGGTGGAGTTTTTTAGTTCATCTGAAGATTATCTATTAAATTGGATGATGGCTTCTGCCTTGCGTTTAATTCGCTTGTTTGCTGTTGTATTTTCCATTTTAATTACGCCGATGTATGTAGCCGTGTTGACCTATCATTATGAGCTGATTCCCAAAGACTTGATGGCTACATTGATTACTTCCAGACAGGCGATTCCTTTTCCGCCTGTGATAGAGGCGCTTATTCTTGAGCTCGTTATTGAACTGCTCAGGGAAGCTGGAGCACGGCTGCCCACTAAAATTGGGCAAACCATTGGTATCGTTGGCGGGATTGTTATCGGGACAGCCTCTGTTGAAGCCGGCTTAACAAGTAATGTTTTATTAATTCTAGTGGCTCTTGCCGCTCTTGCTTCTTTTGCCACTCCAGTCTATAAGATGGGCAATGTGATCCGCTTTCTGCGCTTTCCTTTTCTTTTGTTTGCTCAGCTTTGGGGACTGCTTGGGGTCGTCTTTTGTTTGCTTATTGTGATTACTCATTTGCTTCGTCTTACGTCATTAGGGCGCCCTTACTTTGAACCACTGTACCCGCCAAGGTGGAGAGATTTAAAAGATTCATTCATTAGAATGTCTTTTGATAAACAAATCCGGCGTCCATCTTATTTGCAGGCACAGAAGCCGATCCGCTTTAAACCGGATGAGCAAAAAAAACGTCATGATATTGAAGAGTAA
- a CDS encoding GerAB/ArcD/ProY family transporter: protein MQPIEAQRKIDPFIVFFVIISTQIGVGILGFQQLLAQSAGYDSWISVIIAGVATHIVMFMIYKMLNEEDAGLASIHERVFGKWLGKLFNLLFAGYFLLGLLTVTRTYIELVQVWMFPGISVFLFTFFFFLLVFYIVSGGFRVISGLSFFSVVLPIYLLIVFLFVIPYTDFYNFFPIYEHSTKEILQASRDLTLITLGYETLLVFYPFIQNGQRSKKWAHFGLLFTTIVYLYSTILSFAYFSEEQLQETIWPTLSMLKIVQFPFIERLEYIGVVNWNIIIIPNVCIYLWCASRLFKQTVKIKQRKSAIGVLCIFLFITPQLETRIQVDKLNDYFSNVGFVINYLYIPLLFILLFIVKKVKKK, encoded by the coding sequence ATGCAGCCAATAGAAGCACAAAGGAAGATAGATCCTTTTATTGTTTTTTTTGTTATTATCTCAACACAGATCGGTGTAGGGATTCTCGGCTTTCAGCAGCTGCTTGCCCAGAGCGCCGGTTATGACTCGTGGATATCGGTCATCATTGCCGGCGTTGCGACTCATATTGTTATGTTTATGATATATAAAATGCTCAACGAGGAAGATGCTGGTTTAGCCTCTATTCATGAGCGAGTATTTGGCAAGTGGCTCGGCAAGCTGTTCAATCTACTCTTTGCTGGTTATTTTCTGCTGGGGCTTCTTACGGTCACGCGTACGTATATTGAACTTGTACAAGTATGGATGTTTCCAGGTATAAGTGTATTCTTATTTACTTTTTTCTTTTTCTTGCTTGTTTTTTATATTGTCAGCGGCGGGTTTCGTGTCATTAGCGGGTTATCATTTTTTTCTGTTGTTTTGCCGATCTATCTTCTCATTGTTTTTCTCTTTGTCATTCCTTACACTGATTTTTATAACTTTTTTCCAATATATGAGCATTCCACAAAAGAGATATTGCAGGCCTCAAGGGATTTAACGTTAATTACGTTAGGGTACGAAACGCTTTTAGTCTTTTACCCTTTTATACAAAATGGCCAGCGGTCAAAAAAGTGGGCACACTTTGGTCTGTTATTTACAACGATTGTTTATCTGTACTCGACAATTCTTTCTTTCGCCTATTTTAGCGAAGAGCAATTACAGGAAACGATATGGCCTACCTTGTCCATGCTAAAAATTGTCCAATTTCCATTTATAGAGCGCTTGGAATATATCGGAGTCGTCAATTGGAACATTATTATTATTCCAAACGTCTGCATTTATTTATGGTGTGCCAGCCGATTGTTTAAACAGACAGTGAAAATCAAACAACGGAAATCTGCTATCGGGGTGTTGTGTATTTTTCTTTTTATCACTCCGCAGCTGGAGACAAGGATTCAAGTGGATAAACTGAATGATTATTTTAGCAATGTCGGGTTTGTTATCAATTATCTTTATATTCCTCTTCTCTTTATCTTGCTGTTCATTGTGAAGAAGGTGAAAAAGAAATGA
- a CDS encoding Ger(x)C family spore germination protein, whose protein sequence is MIKKGVLLILCFFLSGCIQKSIIDEVHTQRGVGYDTASNDKIRGTILLAEYSTDRTTKNVTMSVVDQSSVNILNKAQRQSDATIVYGSLKLVLFSEAIAKKEIIEISDAFVRDARIGSRVYFAISEGRAQEMLEGDYGKQGNATYISQTLEHNIASGDVPRTNLHLFVYNYTQQGKTAYLPMVKKLNEDRIDISGIGLLDWQGRLIDKVSNDDMFYFKLLVDKYSAGTKTVKLDGDRATIKSIRSENKIKVSKKILLASRLT, encoded by the coding sequence ATGATTAAAAAAGGTGTCCTGCTTATTCTTTGCTTTTTCCTGTCGGGGTGTATTCAAAAAAGCATCATTGATGAAGTTCATACGCAAAGAGGGGTAGGGTATGACACAGCATCGAACGATAAAATTCGCGGAACGATTTTGCTGGCAGAATACAGTACAGATCGAACAACTAAAAATGTAACGATGAGCGTGGTGGATCAATCGAGTGTCAATATATTAAATAAGGCCCAAAGACAATCAGACGCAACCATTGTGTATGGATCGCTGAAACTCGTACTTTTTAGTGAAGCCATCGCAAAAAAAGAGATCATTGAGATCAGTGATGCTTTTGTACGGGATGCAAGAATTGGATCAAGAGTCTACTTTGCTATTTCAGAGGGAAGAGCTCAGGAGATGCTAGAGGGGGACTATGGAAAACAAGGAAATGCGACATACATTTCACAAACATTAGAACACAATATTGCAAGTGGAGACGTTCCGAGAACGAACCTTCATTTATTTGTGTATAATTACACCCAGCAAGGAAAGACTGCCTACTTGCCCATGGTTAAGAAGCTCAATGAAGATAGAATCGATATTTCGGGCATTGGCTTATTAGATTGGCAAGGGCGTCTGATTGACAAAGTTTCCAACGATGATATGTTCTATTTTAAGTTGCTCGTTGACAAATACAGCGCCGGAACGAAAACAGTCAAATTAGACGGCGATCGGGCTACCATAAAAAGCATTCGTTCAGAAAATAAAATAAAAGTAAGCAAAAAAATCCTTTTAGCTTCAAGATTAACATAA